The nucleotide sequence GAGGCGTGGTTGTGCATCGTGGCGGCATCAATTTGACCCCAACGTTAGGCGACACCATTGGCGTAATCGAGGCCAAAGGCGCTGAAGGGGCAAGAGTTTACCCTGATTCAAATGCTGTCATTAAAGATAACGGCTACGGCATTGTCGGCTATCTGACGCCTTACCGATACAACGATGTCTTCATTGACCCAAAAGGTACATCAATGAGCGTCGACGTCGAGGATACGCGTAAGAGCATTGTGCCCACCGCGGGTGCCGCCGTGCATATCAAAATGGAAACGCTGCAGAAGCAACAGACCTTTGTGCGCTTTACACATGCCTCCGGGCAGAAGATCCCCTTCGGCGCATCCATTACCGACGGTAGCGACGCCACGCTCGGTATGGTCGGCCAGGGTGGCCTGGCAATGTTGACCTTGCCTGAATCTGGCAAGCCGATCGTTATTAAATGGAATAGCAATAAGGTGATGAATACGTGCTCAGCAGAGGTCAATCACCTTTCTGATAACAGAAAAAACCGCAATATGAATAAAGCCACCTCCTTTGATGCAATAGATATTATCTGCAAAGGCCTTTAAGAGAAAATGAATAAATACATTACGACTCCGCTTTATCTCCTTATATTATCATTATTATGGATATTTAGCCTTGAAGTAAAAGCCTCAGCGTGCACAATCGACGGCGTGGAAAAGGTGTTAAATATCACAGACAACATTACGCTGAACCCTGCGGATAAAGGCTCCGCAGGAACGGTATTATGGTCTAAAACCTATACCGCACCTAACATCAAATATAGCTGTGATGAATCAACGCAAACGCAGTGGCACACTGCATACAGCCGAAATTATCTCTCTA is from Oceanidesulfovibrio indonesiensis and encodes:
- a CDS encoding fimbria/pilus outer membrane usher protein, producing GVVVHRGGINLTPTLGDTIGVIEAKGAEGARVYPDSNAVIKDNGYGIVGYLTPYRYNDVFIDPKGTSMSVDVEDTRKSIVPTAGAAVHIKMETLQKQQTFVRFTHASGQKIPFGASITDGSDATLGMVGQGGLAMLTLPESGKPIVIKWNSNKVMNTCSAEVNHLSDNRKNRNMNKATSFDAIDIICKGL